The proteins below are encoded in one region of Pantoea sp. At-9b:
- a CDS encoding alpha/beta fold hydrolase has product MSDTVNAHPWSQPVENLPGFAHHYATVDGVRLHYVSGGHPQGDVLLLLAGFPQSWYAWHQVMAQLADRYFIIAPDLPGQGDSDKPQAGYDTEALAEKVHRLMQQLGHPRYYLAAHDVGAWVAWPHAMRYSQQVIKLALLDAGIPGITLPEALPATPDKAWKTWHFAFHLLPDLPEALISGREEIYLEWFLRRKTASPMVFSDADMAEYVRLLRQNGALRAGLAPYRVVTQSAAQNRALREQGKLTLPLLAISADQGSIPDMATPLRQFADDVTGITLAHSGHFIPDEQPLALAAALARFFR; this is encoded by the coding sequence ATGTCTGATACGGTAAACGCCCACCCCTGGTCACAACCGGTAGAGAATTTGCCTGGTTTTGCGCATCACTACGCCACGGTGGATGGGGTTCGCTTGCATTATGTCAGCGGCGGTCATCCGCAGGGCGACGTTTTGTTGCTGCTGGCAGGCTTCCCGCAAAGCTGGTACGCCTGGCATCAGGTGATGGCGCAATTAGCCGACCGCTATTTTATCATCGCCCCGGATTTACCCGGCCAGGGTGATTCTGACAAACCGCAAGCCGGTTACGATACCGAGGCGCTGGCGGAGAAGGTGCATCGCCTGATGCAACAGCTTGGGCACCCGCGCTATTACCTCGCCGCGCATGATGTCGGAGCCTGGGTTGCCTGGCCGCATGCCATGCGTTACAGCCAGCAGGTGATCAAGCTGGCGCTGCTGGATGCAGGTATTCCGGGCATCACCTTGCCTGAAGCGCTGCCAGCCACGCCAGATAAGGCCTGGAAAACCTGGCATTTTGCCTTCCATTTATTGCCGGATTTGCCGGAAGCCCTGATCAGCGGGCGTGAGGAGATCTACCTGGAATGGTTTTTACGGCGTAAAACCGCCAGTCCCATGGTGTTCAGCGACGCGGATATGGCGGAATATGTGCGCCTGTTGCGCCAGAATGGCGCGTTGCGCGCCGGGCTGGCCCCGTATCGGGTGGTGACACAGTCGGCGGCACAGAACCGGGCGCTGCGCGAGCAGGGCAAACTGACGTTGCCGTTACTGGCAATCAGCGCCGATCAGGGTTCCATTCCAGATATGGCGACGCCGCTGCGCCAGTTTGCTGATGACGTCA
- a CDS encoding TetR/AcrR family transcriptional regulator translates to MSAQPRERGRPRQFDTDAALDRAMLVFREKGYHSASISDLSAAMQLTAGSIYKAFNDKRGLFLQVFARYTSLRNQALRQRLAQQPTGRARIAEVLRFYLESASDIEGRRGCLVVGSAVELQVLDAELAELVRAALQRNQQSLLQLLEQGQQDGSVNPQHDVEALGGVLLCLVLGMRVAGKMQDLPAHDRLITSALMLLD, encoded by the coding sequence ATGTCTGCGCAGCCTCGTGAACGTGGTCGTCCTCGTCAGTTTGATACGGATGCCGCGCTGGATCGCGCCATGTTGGTATTCCGCGAGAAAGGCTATCACAGCGCATCGATCAGCGATCTCAGTGCGGCCATGCAACTTACCGCTGGCAGTATCTACAAAGCGTTTAACGACAAACGTGGCTTGTTTTTGCAGGTGTTTGCCCGCTATACCTCGCTGCGTAATCAGGCACTGCGTCAGCGGCTGGCACAACAGCCGACTGGCCGTGCGCGTATTGCTGAAGTGCTGCGTTTTTATCTCGAATCTGCCAGCGATATTGAAGGGCGGCGCGGTTGCCTGGTGGTGGGGAGCGCTGTCGAACTCCAGGTACTGGATGCTGAGCTGGCTGAACTGGTGCGCGCTGCGCTTCAGCGTAACCAGCAGTCGCTGCTGCAATTGCTGGAACAGGGGCAACAGGACGGTTCGGTTAACCCGCAACACGACGTGGAGGCACTGGGCGGGGTGTTGCTCTGTCTGGTGCTGGGGATGCGGGTGGCGGGCAAAATGCAGGACTTACCGGCGCACGATCGATTGATCACCAGTGCGCTAATGTTGCTGGATTAA
- a CDS encoding DMT family transporter: MRTTDTLRLLLLAAIWGASFLFMRIAVPALGAVNTAFLRVVCGSIGLLVIMAVLRMPLRFDGKLRWAMLLGVINSGLPFLMYCLAARVLPAGYSAILNATAPLMGVIMGAAFFAEKLTFKKVLGMVAGFGGILLISTTGEAHLTQALVFGILACLVATTCYGMAGFLAKRWIGTRGGLDATKVAFGSQLGASCFLLPFFAVTAPQTAASQWQIPEVWACILAVGFICTALAYILYFRLLADIGPLRTLTVTFLIPPFGIFWGWLALGEELNQGFTAGALLIVCAVWLVVSADRPVPVTASAK; the protein is encoded by the coding sequence ATGCGAACAACGGATACGTTACGCCTGCTGCTGCTGGCAGCCATCTGGGGAGCCAGTTTTTTGTTTATGCGCATTGCCGTCCCGGCATTGGGTGCCGTCAACACCGCGTTTCTGCGGGTGGTGTGCGGCAGCATCGGCCTGCTGGTGATTATGGCGGTGCTGAGAATGCCACTGCGTTTTGACGGCAAACTCCGCTGGGCGATGCTGCTCGGGGTGATCAACTCCGGCTTGCCATTTCTGATGTATTGCCTCGCTGCGCGCGTGTTGCCTGCCGGTTATTCCGCCATCCTCAACGCCACCGCACCGCTGATGGGCGTTATTATGGGCGCGGCCTTCTTTGCCGAGAAACTGACCTTCAAGAAAGTGCTGGGGATGGTGGCGGGTTTCGGCGGCATCCTGCTGATCAGCACCACCGGCGAAGCGCACCTGACTCAGGCGCTGGTGTTCGGTATTCTCGCTTGCCTGGTGGCGACCACCTGCTATGGTATGGCCGGTTTCCTCGCCAAACGCTGGATCGGCACACGTGGCGGTTTGGATGCCACTAAAGTGGCGTTTGGCAGCCAGTTGGGGGCCTCCTGCTTTCTGCTGCCGTTCTTTGCCGTCACCGCCCCGCAAACGGCAGCCAGCCAGTGGCAGATCCCGGAAGTCTGGGCCTGCATTCTGGCGGTAGGTTTTATCTGTACCGCGCTGGCTTACATTCTGTATTTCCGACTGCTGGCGGATATCGGCCCACTGCGTACCCTGACCGTTACCTTTCTGATCCCGCCTTTCGGCATTTTCTGGGGGTGGCTGGCACTGGGTGAGGAGTTAAATCAGGGATTTACCGCTGGGGCATTGCTGATTGTCTGCGCGGTGTGGCTGGTGGTGAGCGCTGACCGGCCAGTGCCGGTGACCGCCAGCGCAAAATAA
- a CDS encoding MurR/RpiR family transcriptional regulator, translating into MASVNKIKNRVDVLGERYRARAATLSPQLQTVVRYIHEHRESVVEATAMEIAAATNSSDATVVRAVQALGFAGLRDLKKTLEAWFGPVMNSEEKMVTTVSELSCDVNSGIDFVLGGHKRACDALSEPHNRQAIAAAVALLIEARQVGLFGLNASGVLADYSRRLFVRIGIPAIALNRSGIALAEQLIALQRGDVLIMMAQKSAHREGSATVKEAKRLGIPIILLTNAPDSFFAKEADVVINVPRGGEDGRIPLHGTVLVCLEMLMLSVASANATRTVKTIKRIQDLNRSMKPASKK; encoded by the coding sequence ATGGCGTCAGTAAATAAAATAAAAAATCGAGTCGATGTGCTGGGTGAACGCTATCGGGCACGCGCTGCTACGCTCTCACCGCAACTGCAAACCGTGGTGCGTTATATCCATGAACATCGTGAGTCTGTGGTGGAAGCCACAGCCATGGAGATTGCGGCGGCCACGAACAGCTCGGATGCCACGGTGGTGCGCGCGGTGCAGGCATTAGGTTTTGCCGGATTACGTGATTTAAAAAAAACGCTGGAAGCGTGGTTTGGTCCGGTAATGAATTCTGAAGAAAAAATGGTGACGACCGTCAGCGAACTGTCCTGCGATGTGAATTCCGGCATCGATTTTGTATTAGGCGGGCATAAACGTGCCTGCGATGCATTATCCGAACCGCATAATCGCCAGGCGATTGCCGCTGCCGTTGCGTTATTAATTGAAGCGCGTCAGGTGGGCTTATTTGGCCTTAATGCCTCGGGTGTGCTGGCGGATTACAGCCGTCGCTTATTTGTGCGTATCGGTATTCCGGCCATTGCGTTAAATCGCTCCGGTATTGCGTTGGCCGAACAACTTATCGCCTTACAGCGCGGTGATGTGTTGATCATGATGGCGCAAAAATCGGCACACCGGGAAGGGAGCGCCACCGTTAAGGAAGCAAAACGTCTGGGCATTCCGATTATTTTGCTGACCAATGCCCCGGATTCATTTTTCGCCAAAGAAGCTGATGTGGTGATCAATGTTCCACGTGGCGGCGAAGATGGCCGCATACCGCTGCATGGTACGGTGCTGGTCTGTCTGGAAATGCTGATGTTGTCGGTGGCGTCGGCCAATGCGACGCGCACCGTCAAAACCATCAAGCGGATTCAGGATCTGAATCGCAGCATGAAACCGGCCAGTAAAAAGTAG
- a CDS encoding ABC transporter substrate-binding protein, with the protein MLITRPLRGVMALFLLLLSSSALAKTITDIDGNQVTLPDHPQRIVLGESRMLYTLAMLAPDNPFQHIVGWPQDLKKYDSQTWNIFAQQFPQMLKIPTLGAGGINDINPEQVLALKPDVVILPSLARYDDADLRLAAMLKAAHIPVVKIDLRVHLLQNTTRSVEIFGEVLNQQARANAFNAFYRAHLQVIEQRLASYQGPKPTVLLQLHLGRRNECCVTAVKGSLGELLNAAGGDNIASKTVQGVFGRLSEETVIATQPQYYIATGAGDNDAQSALKLGPAIAPEAVQSSFNAMTAKQNGLRELKALHNGHAAVIWMNFYLSPWHIAATEFMAKTLYPELFHDVEPEQTLKQIFHDYLPIPFSGTYFLQPHP; encoded by the coding sequence ATGTTAATCACCAGGCCATTACGTGGAGTAATGGCCCTGTTTTTGCTGCTACTGAGCAGTAGCGCGCTGGCAAAAACCATTACCGATATCGATGGTAATCAGGTCACCCTGCCCGATCACCCGCAGCGCATCGTGCTGGGCGAGAGCCGTATGCTGTATACGCTGGCGATGCTGGCACCGGACAACCCGTTCCAGCATATCGTGGGTTGGCCGCAGGATCTGAAGAAGTATGACAGCCAGACCTGGAACATTTTTGCGCAGCAGTTTCCGCAGATGCTGAAGATCCCGACGCTGGGTGCCGGTGGCATCAATGATATTAACCCGGAGCAGGTGCTGGCGTTAAAACCGGATGTGGTGATCCTGCCCAGTCTGGCACGCTATGACGATGCCGATTTACGACTGGCGGCGATGCTGAAAGCGGCGCACATTCCGGTAGTGAAAATCGACCTGCGCGTGCATTTGTTGCAGAACACCACGCGCAGTGTAGAGATCTTCGGTGAGGTGCTGAACCAGCAGGCGCGAGCCAACGCCTTCAATGCATTCTACCGCGCGCATTTACAGGTGATTGAGCAGCGTCTGGCAAGCTATCAGGGGCCAAAACCAACGGTGCTGCTGCAACTGCATCTCGGACGGCGCAACGAATGCTGCGTCACCGCCGTGAAAGGCAGCCTCGGTGAGCTACTGAATGCCGCCGGGGGCGACAATATCGCCAGTAAAACCGTGCAGGGGGTGTTTGGTCGTCTGAGTGAAGAGACGGTGATCGCCACGCAACCGCAATATTATATCGCGACCGGTGCGGGGGATAACGACGCGCAAAGCGCGCTGAAGTTAGGCCCGGCGATTGCGCCCGAGGCAGTGCAAAGCAGCTTCAACGCCATGACAGCGAAACAGAACGGTCTGCGCGAACTGAAAGCCTTGCATAACGGCCATGCGGCGGTGATTTGGATGAACTTCTACCTGAGTCCGTGGCATATCGCCGCCACCGAGTTTATGGCGAAGACGCTGTACCCGGAACTGTTTCACGATGTCGAACCTGAGCAAACGCTGAAGCAAATCTTCCACGACTATCTGCCAATTCCGTTCAGCGGCACCTATTTCCTTCAGCCCCATCCGTGA
- the treZ gene encoding malto-oligosyltrehalose trehalohydrolase, producing the protein MESNTFSKRWGAEYAPDGSVRFRLWASGQRSVTLRLAGDDHVMQACGDGWFTWQEHHVAPGTPYQYLLADGTLVPDPASRAQRSDVNGPSLVIDPNHYHWQHRNWTGRRWEESVIYELHIGTFTPQGTFQAAITRLPQLAELGITMIELLPVAQFGGNRGWGYDGVLLYAPHSAYGTPDDLRALVDAAHGLGISVVLDIVLNHFGPEGNYLPRLSPNFFDKERMTPWGAGIAYDVEAARQYIVEAPLYWLTEFRLDGLRFDAIDQIKDPSTRHVLPDIAERIRHTITDRQIHLTTEDSRNVIFLHPRSPDGSAPLFTGEWNDDFHNAIHVLATGETHAYYADFAEQPEKWLARILTQGFAYQGEVSPHSGKPRGVDSSAQPPVAFVDFIQNHDQVGNRAQGDRLLTLAGQDRTQALYATLLLSPHIPLLFMGEEYGETQPFLFFTDFHGELAKAVREGRAREFTGHAGHAADSVPDPNARQTFEMSKLDWAKTHQHAGQAWLALTRHLLTLRQQHIVPLLPDTPAGHIIATAPGLVAVSWHFPRGSLSLALNVGEQPQPLPALPGTTLFASSAETAILPPNAVLVRLTQGETP; encoded by the coding sequence ATGGAGTCCAATACCTTTAGCAAACGTTGGGGTGCTGAGTATGCACCTGACGGCAGTGTCCGCTTTCGTCTCTGGGCCTCGGGCCAGCGCAGCGTCACATTGCGTCTGGCAGGCGATGATCATGTGATGCAAGCCTGCGGCGATGGCTGGTTTACCTGGCAGGAACACCATGTCGCACCCGGCACGCCTTATCAGTATCTGCTGGCGGATGGCACGCTGGTGCCCGATCCCGCGTCACGCGCGCAACGGTCCGATGTGAATGGCCCCTCGCTGGTGATTGATCCCAACCACTATCACTGGCAGCACCGCAACTGGACAGGACGCCGCTGGGAAGAGAGCGTGATCTACGAGCTGCATATCGGCACCTTCACGCCACAGGGCACCTTTCAGGCCGCCATCACCAGGTTACCGCAGTTGGCTGAACTGGGCATCACCATGATTGAGTTGCTGCCGGTGGCGCAGTTTGGTGGCAACCGTGGCTGGGGCTATGACGGCGTGCTGCTGTACGCTCCCCACTCTGCCTATGGCACTCCCGATGATCTGCGCGCGCTGGTTGATGCCGCGCACGGTCTGGGTATCTCAGTGGTGCTGGATATTGTCCTCAACCACTTTGGCCCGGAAGGTAATTATCTGCCGCGGCTGTCGCCCAATTTTTTCGACAAGGAACGGATGACGCCATGGGGCGCAGGCATTGCCTATGATGTTGAAGCCGCACGTCAATACATCGTCGAAGCACCGCTCTACTGGCTGACCGAGTTCCGCTTGGATGGCCTGCGCTTTGACGCCATCGACCAGATCAAAGATCCCTCGACGCGCCATGTGTTGCCTGACATTGCTGAACGTATTCGTCACACCATCACCGACCGGCAGATTCATCTCACCACCGAAGACAGCCGTAACGTTATTTTTCTGCATCCTCGCAGCCCGGATGGCAGCGCACCGCTGTTCACCGGCGAGTGGAATGATGACTTCCATAACGCGATACATGTGCTCGCTACCGGTGAAACCCATGCTTACTACGCAGATTTTGCCGAGCAGCCGGAGAAATGGCTCGCCCGCATCCTGACCCAGGGCTTTGCTTATCAGGGCGAAGTCTCACCCCACAGTGGCAAGCCGCGCGGCGTGGACAGCTCCGCGCAACCGCCCGTCGCTTTTGTCGATTTTATTCAGAACCATGACCAGGTAGGCAACCGCGCTCAGGGTGACCGTCTGCTTACCCTTGCTGGTCAAGATCGTACTCAGGCGTTGTATGCCACTTTGCTGCTTTCCCCGCATATCCCGTTGCTGTTTATGGGTGAGGAGTATGGCGAGACGCAGCCGTTCCTGTTCTTCACCGATTTTCACGGTGAACTGGCTAAAGCGGTACGTGAGGGGCGTGCCCGCGAGTTTACCGGCCATGCCGGACATGCGGCTGACAGCGTGCCGGACCCCAATGCGCGCCAAACCTTCGAGATGTCAAAACTGGACTGGGCCAAAACCCACCAGCATGCAGGCCAGGCGTGGCTGGCGTTGACCCGGCATCTGTTGACATTGCGGCAGCAGCATATCGTGCCGTTGCTGCCTGACACGCCAGCAGGGCACATCATCGCCACCGCGCCAGGTTTGGTGGCCGTCAGCTGGCATTTCCCACGCGGCAGCTTATCGCTGGCGCTGAATGTCGGCGAGCAGCCCCAGCCGCTGCCCGCGTTGCCCGGCACCACCCTGTTTGCCTCATCAGCGGAAACCGCAATCTTGCCACCCAATGCGGTGCTGGTTCGTCTGACGCAGGGGGAAACACCATGA
- the treY gene encoding malto-oligosyltrehalose synthase, translating to MTVPTATYRLQFRDGMTFARAASLVPYLKKLGVSHLYASPIFTATTDSTHGYDVTHATQIDPTLGGRMGFNRLVQTLKHAGMGLILDIVPNHMAASLENLWWRDVIVHGEHSRYAHFFDVDWSRPLTLPFLGAPFAEVLAKGEISVKADPHTGLPALAYYDNLYPLALDSWQGLNLQDKADIATLHERQPYRLMSWTDAPRDLSYRRFFEITGLVGVRVEHPEVFDATHALILELVHSGDVAGLRIDHIDGLADPKGYLERLRQQAGPTCYITVEKILAGKEALAADWPVSGTTGYEFIAALTDALIASRGVAALRHAYNAMTGKSLNMAAELRAAKTLMVDRNFEGEFTRLLALAQQLISDDALENDLRELLLAFPVYRTYATAEGLPASDEQLLQNIVAQIGADTPLTRLFRGTAPDEATALFRTRFQQLSGPLMAKSVEDTLFFRQSVALALNEVGAEPLASDFSPARFHRAMQARRQQQPAGLSSTSTHDTKRGEDARARLYALSEAPERWAAAVARWRHMHQSFVQPLRDGPAPEPAVEWLLYQALAGVWPVQLKPDDHAALQALEARFIAFVEKALREAKLRTDWAEDNQRYEQTVLAYARQLLSPANTAFLQDFTATLQPFIHAGLANSLSQTLIKLTAPGVPDIYQGSEALNFSLVDPDNRQPPDFAQLQQMLAEPAPYSWLNGQLKQRAIATLLPLRQQHAQLFHAGDYLPLATTNDEVIAFARTDGVATLIVVVPRLPLTTFNGHLPHPLTRAPIALPAALAARRYRDVLNGGEFAVDDTLSSEEPYLVLFNISSEIA from the coding sequence ATGACCGTCCCAACCGCCACTTATCGCTTGCAGTTTCGTGACGGCATGACGTTTGCGCGTGCCGCCAGCCTGGTGCCTTATCTGAAAAAATTAGGCGTGAGCCATTTGTATGCCTCACCGATCTTCACCGCGACCACCGATTCCACCCACGGCTATGATGTCACCCATGCCACGCAGATCGATCCCACACTGGGTGGGCGCATGGGGTTTAATCGCCTGGTGCAGACGCTGAAGCATGCCGGGATGGGGCTGATCCTCGATATCGTCCCAAATCACATGGCGGCGTCGCTGGAAAACCTGTGGTGGCGCGATGTGATCGTGCATGGCGAACACAGCCGCTACGCGCATTTTTTCGATGTTGACTGGTCGCGCCCGTTGACGTTGCCGTTCCTCGGCGCGCCTTTTGCTGAGGTACTGGCAAAGGGTGAAATCAGCGTCAAAGCCGATCCGCACACCGGCTTACCCGCGCTGGCGTATTACGACAATCTCTACCCGCTGGCGCTGGATAGCTGGCAGGGGCTGAATCTGCAGGACAAGGCCGACATTGCCACGTTGCACGAACGCCAGCCTTACCGGCTGATGAGCTGGACCGATGCACCGCGTGACCTCTCGTACCGCCGTTTCTTCGAAATCACCGGGCTGGTGGGGGTACGGGTCGAACATCCCGAGGTGTTTGACGCCACCCACGCGTTAATTCTGGAACTGGTGCACAGCGGAGACGTGGCGGGGTTGCGCATCGATCATATCGATGGCCTGGCCGACCCTAAAGGGTATCTGGAACGGTTGCGTCAGCAGGCCGGACCGACGTGCTATATCACGGTAGAAAAAATCCTGGCGGGCAAGGAAGCGCTGGCGGCAGACTGGCCGGTATCCGGCACCACCGGCTACGAGTTTATCGCCGCCCTGACCGATGCGCTGATCGCCAGCCGCGGCGTTGCGGCGCTGCGCCACGCTTACAATGCGATGACCGGCAAGTCATTGAATATGGCAGCTGAATTACGCGCAGCGAAAACCTTAATGGTTGATCGGAATTTCGAGGGCGAATTTACCCGGCTGCTGGCCCTGGCGCAGCAACTGATCAGCGATGATGCGCTGGAGAACGATTTGCGGGAATTGCTGCTGGCCTTCCCGGTGTATCGTACCTATGCCACCGCCGAGGGTTTACCGGCGAGCGATGAGCAACTGCTGCAAAACATTGTGGCGCAAATCGGTGCTGACACCCCTCTGACACGGCTGTTTCGCGGTACGGCCCCGGATGAGGCCACCGCGCTGTTTCGCACCCGTTTTCAACAACTCAGCGGCCCATTGATGGCGAAATCAGTGGAAGATACCCTGTTCTTCCGTCAGAGCGTGGCGCTGGCGTTGAATGAGGTCGGGGCTGAGCCGCTGGCATCTGACTTCTCTCCCGCTCGGTTCCACCGCGCGATGCAGGCGCGACGCCAACAGCAGCCCGCCGGACTCTCCAGCACCTCCACCCACGACACCAAGCGCGGCGAAGATGCCCGTGCCCGCTTATACGCCCTCAGTGAAGCGCCGGAACGCTGGGCTGCTGCCGTGGCGCGCTGGCGGCACATGCATCAATCGTTTGTCCAGCCGCTGCGTGATGGTCCGGCCCCGGAACCGGCAGTGGAGTGGTTGCTGTATCAGGCGCTGGCGGGCGTGTGGCCGGTGCAGCTCAAACCCGATGACCACGCGGCATTGCAGGCGCTGGAAGCACGCTTTATCGCCTTTGTCGAAAAAGCCCTGCGCGAAGCGAAGCTGCGTACCGACTGGGCAGAGGACAACCAACGTTATGAACAGACGGTGCTGGCCTACGCCCGTCAGTTGCTGTCACCCGCCAACACGGCGTTTTTGCAGGATTTCACTGCCACGCTGCAACCCTTTATCCATGCCGGGCTGGCAAACAGCCTGAGCCAGACGCTGATCAAGCTGACGGCACCGGGCGTGCCTGATATCTATCAGGGCAGCGAAGCGCTGAACTTCAGTCTGGTCGATCCTGATAACCGTCAGCCACCCGATTTTGCCCAACTGCAACAGATGCTGGCTGAACCGGCACCCTACAGCTGGCTGAATGGGCAGCTCAAACAACGGGCAATCGCCACCTTGTTACCTCTGCGCCAGCAACACGCGCAGTTGTTTCACGCCGGAGATTATCTGCCGCTGGCGACCACCAACGACGAGGTGATCGCCTTCGCGCGCACCGACGGCGTAGCGACGTTGATTGTGGTGGTGCCGCGCCTGCCGCTCACGACCTTTAACGGCCATCTGCCGCATCCGCTCACCCGTGCACCGATTGCCCTGCCCGCCGCGCTGGCCGCACGCCGCTATCGTGACGTGCTGAATGGTGGCGAGTTTGCCGTGGACGATACGCTCAGCAGCGAGGAGCCTTACCTGGTTTTATTCAACATCAGTTCAGAGATTGCGTAG
- the glgX gene encoding glycogen debranching protein GlgX, which produces MSHARPSVITAGYSYPLGANFDGDGVNFALFSAHAERVELCLYDDSGQHEIARFDLPEYTHEVWHGYIPGLQPGALYGYRVHGPFEPENGHRFNPHKLLLDPYARDLWGNIAWNEAHFAYDLHHDGEDKDLTFDTHDSAAWTPKCRVIDPNEFDWHDQNRPIIPWSQAIIYETHVKGFTQLNSAIPEALRGTYDGMSHHASVDYLKSLGVTSVELLPVHWFPDDQHLLDKGLKNFWGYNTLNFFSPAARYFGPRGIQGFRDMVRALHDAGIEVILDVVYNHTAEGNELGPTLSFKGIDNYSYYRTLADQHRYYVNDTGTGNTVNTSHPRVLQMIMDSLRYWAESMHIDGFRFDLGTILGREPGGFDPRGGFFDAMTQDPVLGKLKLIGEPWDIGPGGYQVGAFPPGWAEWNDKYRDTVREYWKGDNVSSDFAARLLGSGDLYDQRGRRPWASINFITAHDGFTLNDLVSYNEKHNEANGEENNDGHNDNRSYNYGAEGPTDEPQINAVRERQKRNFLATLLFSHGTPMLLAGDEFGRSQMGNNNGYCQDSEISWVHWDNLPASADALREFTRQLIRLRASQPLLHRENWRDGMVLEWFNAGGGLQQSEHWEEGTTLGMYIGRPDLQTVEGIWHDVLMLFNPFEGNVPFRIPQFGEGGWVLELSTSDNYQPGLVITKEKDFELEGRSLALFRRP; this is translated from the coding sequence ATGTCACACGCCAGGCCTTCTGTGATTACCGCCGGTTACAGCTACCCGCTGGGAGCCAATTTTGATGGTGATGGGGTCAACTTCGCGCTGTTCTCCGCTCACGCAGAACGCGTCGAACTTTGCCTGTACGATGACAGCGGACAGCATGAAATCGCCAGGTTTGATCTGCCGGAGTACACCCATGAAGTCTGGCATGGCTATATCCCCGGACTGCAACCCGGCGCACTGTACGGTTATCGCGTGCACGGTCCGTTTGAACCGGAAAATGGTCACCGTTTTAACCCGCACAAGCTGCTGCTGGACCCCTACGCGCGCGATCTCTGGGGGAATATCGCCTGGAACGAGGCGCATTTCGCCTACGATTTACATCATGACGGCGAAGACAAGGATTTGACGTTTGATACCCACGACAGCGCCGCCTGGACGCCAAAATGTCGGGTCATCGATCCGAACGAATTTGACTGGCACGACCAAAACCGCCCCATCATCCCCTGGTCGCAGGCGATTATTTATGAAACCCACGTCAAAGGCTTTACCCAGTTGAATTCCGCCATTCCTGAGGCGCTGCGCGGCACCTATGACGGTATGTCGCATCACGCCTCGGTCGACTACCTCAAAAGCCTCGGCGTCACCTCGGTTGAGTTGTTACCGGTGCACTGGTTTCCCGACGATCAACATTTGCTGGATAAGGGGCTGAAAAATTTCTGGGGTTACAACACGCTGAACTTCTTCTCCCCTGCGGCACGCTATTTTGGCCCGCGCGGTATTCAGGGATTTCGCGATATGGTGCGCGCGCTGCACGATGCCGGTATCGAGGTGATTCTTGATGTGGTGTATAACCACACCGCAGAAGGCAACGAACTGGGCCCGACCCTGTCGTTTAAAGGGATCGACAACTACTCCTACTACCGTACCCTGGCCGATCAGCATCGCTATTACGTGAATGACACCGGCACCGGTAACACCGTCAACACGTCGCATCCCCGGGTGTTACAGATGATCATGGATTCGCTACGTTATTGGGCTGAATCGATGCATATCGATGGTTTTCGCTTCGATCTTGGCACCATTCTCGGGCGTGAACCCGGAGGGTTCGATCCGCGCGGCGGCTTTTTTGATGCGATGACCCAGGACCCGGTATTAGGGAAACTGAAACTGATTGGCGAACCCTGGGATATTGGACCGGGGGGTTATCAGGTTGGCGCATTCCCCCCCGGCTGGGCCGAGTGGAACGACAAATATCGCGATACGGTGCGTGAATACTGGAAAGGCGACAATGTTTCCAGCGACTTTGCCGCGCGCCTGCTGGGTTCCGGCGACCTCTACGATCAACGCGGCCGCCGCCCGTGGGCCAGCATCAACTTTATCACCGCCCATGACGGCTTCACCCTGAATGACCTGGTGTCATACAACGAAAAACACAACGAAGCCAACGGCGAAGAGAACAACGACGGTCACAACGACAACCGGTCGTACAATTATGGCGCGGAAGGCCCGACCGATGAGCCACAAATCAATGCGGTGCGTGAACGGCAGAAACGCAATTTTCTCGCCACCCTGCTGTTTTCCCACGGCACGCCAATGCTGCTGGCTGGTGACGAGTTTGGCCGCAGCCAGATGGGCAATAACAACGGCTACTGTCAGGACAGTGAAATCTCGTGGGTTCACTGGGATAACCTGCCCGCCAGTGCGGATGCGCTACGCGAATTTACCCGCCAGCTTATCCGGCTGCGCGCCAGCCAGCCGCTGCTGCACCGCGAGAACTGGCGCGATGGTATGGTGCTTGAATGGTTCAACGCGGGCGGCGGTCTGCAACAGTCAGAGCACTGGGAAGAAGGCACCACGCTCGGCATGTATATCGGTCGTCCCGACCTGCAAACCGTTGAGGGTATCTGGCATGACGTGCTGATGTTGTTTAATCCGTTTGAAGGCAATGTGCCGTTCCGTATCCCGCAATTTGGTGAAGGGGGCTGGGTACTGGAACTGAGTACCAGCGATAACTATCAACCCGGCCTGGTGATCACCAAAGAGAAGGACTTTGAGCTGGAAGGTCGTAGCCTCGCGCTGTTCAGACGCCCTTAA